A genomic segment from uncultured Alistipes sp. encodes:
- a CDS encoding sulfide/dihydroorotate dehydrogenase-like FAD/NAD-binding protein, giving the protein MYPILEKRLLAEGIWLMKIHAPRVARSAHPGQFVIVRADAHGERIPLTISDFNATEGSVTIVTQAIGASTRKICALEQGEALADFAGPLGRPSEFVHLPLEELRRRRYLFVAGGVGTAPIYPQVKWLHEHGVRADVIIGAKNSRMLIYTDAMRAVAENLYIATDDGSEGFKGMVTGMIEELVEQRGERYDECVAIGPMIMMKFVALTTRKYNLKTTVSLNALMVDGTGMCGACRVTVGGKTRFTCVDGPEFDGHEVDFDEAMRRQGMYRTQEQRAAAIEAEREAGHVCRIGLDK; this is encoded by the coding sequence ATGTATCCCATTCTCGAAAAAAGACTCCTCGCAGAAGGCATCTGGCTGATGAAGATCCATGCCCCGCGCGTCGCCCGTTCGGCACATCCCGGACAGTTCGTCATCGTGCGGGCCGACGCTCACGGTGAGCGCATTCCGCTCACGATCTCCGATTTCAACGCCACGGAAGGCAGCGTCACCATCGTTACGCAGGCCATCGGGGCCTCGACGCGCAAGATCTGCGCCCTGGAGCAGGGTGAAGCCCTGGCCGACTTTGCCGGGCCGCTGGGCCGTCCGTCGGAGTTCGTGCACCTGCCCCTCGAAGAGTTGCGCCGACGCCGTTACCTCTTCGTGGCCGGAGGCGTGGGAACCGCCCCGATCTACCCGCAGGTCAAGTGGCTCCACGAACACGGTGTGCGCGCCGACGTCATCATCGGCGCCAAGAACAGCCGGATGCTCATCTACACCGACGCCATGCGCGCCGTGGCCGAAAACCTCTACATCGCCACCGACGACGGTTCGGAGGGGTTCAAGGGGATGGTCACGGGGATGATCGAGGAGCTCGTCGAACAGCGCGGCGAGCGTTACGACGAGTGCGTGGCCATCGGCCCGATGATCATGATGAAGTTCGTGGCCCTGACGACCCGCAAGTACAACCTGAAGACCACCGTCTCGCTCAACGCCCTGATGGTCGACGGTACGGGCATGTGCGGCGCCTGCCGCGTGACGGTCGGCGGGAAGACGCGCTTCACGTGCGTCGACGGTCCGGAGTTCGACGGCCACGAGGTCGATTTCGACGAAGCGATGCGCCGTCAGGGGATGTACCGCACCCAGGAGCAGCGCGCCGCAGCCATCGAGGCCGAACGCGAAGCGGGACACGTATGCAGAATCGGTTTGGACAAATAA
- a CDS encoding DUF177 domain-containing protein: MEETQRYSIAFKGLKNGHHEFRFAVDKSLFEAFENTEIKDGACEVRVDLNREESQLVLDVSISGHVVVACDRCLEDCRIPIDFEGRLLVKFSDEVREYDGEVLWLLPGEEQVDLAQYIYESIVLSLPYQRVHPEGECNPEMLERFRIVSDREFSAIEAQAAARGHNDGEWAKLAALREQMVAKTSQAADAADPEREKQ, encoded by the coding sequence ATGGAGGAAACACAGCGATATTCGATTGCCTTCAAAGGGTTGAAAAACGGTCACCACGAATTCCGGTTTGCGGTGGATAAATCGTTGTTCGAAGCCTTCGAGAACACGGAAATCAAGGACGGAGCGTGCGAGGTGCGGGTCGACCTGAATCGGGAGGAGTCGCAGCTCGTGCTCGATGTTTCGATTTCGGGCCATGTCGTCGTGGCGTGTGACCGCTGCCTGGAGGATTGCCGCATCCCCATCGATTTCGAGGGGCGTCTGCTGGTGAAGTTCTCCGATGAGGTGCGCGAATACGACGGCGAAGTGCTGTGGCTGCTGCCGGGCGAGGAGCAGGTGGATCTCGCACAGTATATCTACGAGAGCATCGTGCTGTCGCTGCCCTACCAGCGGGTGCATCCCGAAGGGGAGTGCAATCCCGAGATGCTGGAGCGTTTCCGGATCGTCTCGGACCGTGAATTCTCCGCCATCGAGGCGCAGGCTGCCGCCCGCGGGCACAACGACGGCGAGTGGGCCAAGTTGGCCGCCCTGCGCGAGCAGATGGTGGCCAAGACCTCGCAGGCTGCCGATGCGGCGGACCCGGAGAGAGAGAAGCAATGA
- a CDS encoding TonB-dependent receptor gives MKLLKIHLLVLCGLLAVFAGPEVRAQSAVYPVSGRVIDRLTRQPVPYAAVVLAGQERTGVSTDSLGRFRIERVKPGIWRLTVSSMGYRSTTTPEYLVSAATPFIEVELDEDATQVEAVTVRPTPFRVTTESPVSLKVIGLQEIEKSPGSNRDVSRIVRSYPGVSFSPVGYRNDLIVRGGGPSENKFYMDGIEIPNINHFATQGATGGPVSIVNADLVREISFYTGAFPADRAGAMSSVLDFQLRDGNPERQTFKATLGASEVGVSGSGHIGRKTTYLFSLRQSYLQMLFKLLGLPFLPNYIDGQVKIKTRLSERDELTVLGLAGIDNMKLNVDEEGEDAEYLLSYLPRIRQETFTVGAVWRHYAGRHVQTVTLSHNYLNNRNLKYRNNDSSSEENLMLRLRSVEQKSTLRGENRTYLGSWSVREGVELTWSNYTNRTFQRLYAADQSMLSDYRTRLGIIGWGLFVSSEYVSPNKRLKASAGLRTDGCDYSGRMARFWRQLSPRASVSYALSDAWSVSGAAGLYYQLPPYTALGFREAEAFVNRSLEYMHVGAFSAGFDWRHGDRLIVTLEGFYKRYGNVPLSLVDGIPLSCKGDDYGTVGNEALVSSAQGRAYGLEAMARWQIPGRLNVVGSVTLYRSEYRNNSSAPWIASAWDNRFVVNISGTYDFPRHWSFGAKLSAVGGAPFTPYDEEKSSLVAAWDAQGRPYYDYTQYNAGRLDAFAQLDVRLDKVFYFKRCMLGFYIDLQNVTVSKYRSPDVWMSTGVIANPEAPVGEQKYVMKPIEQVSGTLLPTLGITVEF, from the coding sequence ATGAAACTGCTGAAAATCCATCTTCTTGTACTCTGCGGCCTCCTTGCGGTGTTTGCAGGGCCCGAAGTCCGGGCGCAGTCGGCCGTCTATCCCGTCAGCGGGCGGGTGATCGACCGTCTGACCCGCCAGCCGGTGCCCTATGCCGCCGTGGTGCTGGCCGGGCAGGAGCGGACCGGCGTTTCGACCGATTCGCTGGGGCGTTTCCGGATCGAACGGGTAAAACCCGGCATCTGGCGCCTGACGGTCTCCTCGATGGGTTACAGGAGCACGACGACTCCCGAATACCTGGTTTCGGCCGCCACACCCTTCATCGAGGTCGAACTCGACGAGGATGCCACGCAGGTCGAGGCCGTGACGGTGCGTCCGACGCCCTTCCGCGTAACGACCGAGAGTCCCGTGAGCCTGAAGGTTATCGGCCTGCAGGAGATCGAGAAGAGCCCCGGTTCGAACCGCGATGTCTCGCGCATCGTGCGCTCCTATCCGGGCGTCTCCTTTTCGCCCGTGGGTTACCGCAACGACCTGATCGTGCGGGGCGGCGGACCCTCGGAGAACAAGTTCTACATGGACGGCATCGAGATCCCGAACATCAACCATTTCGCCACGCAGGGCGCCACGGGCGGTCCGGTGAGCATCGTGAATGCCGACCTCGTGCGGGAGATCAGCTTTTATACGGGGGCCTTCCCGGCCGACCGCGCCGGAGCGATGAGTTCGGTGCTGGATTTCCAGCTGCGCGACGGAAACCCCGAGCGGCAGACCTTCAAGGCGACGCTGGGCGCTTCGGAGGTGGGGGTGAGCGGCAGCGGCCATATCGGCCGGAAGACCACCTATCTCTTTTCGCTGCGGCAGTCCTACCTGCAGATGCTCTTCAAGCTGCTGGGGCTCCCCTTCCTGCCGAACTACATCGACGGACAGGTGAAGATCAAGACGCGCCTCTCGGAGCGTGACGAACTGACGGTGCTGGGGCTGGCCGGGATCGACAACATGAAGCTCAACGTCGACGAGGAGGGCGAGGATGCCGAATACCTGCTGAGCTACCTGCCGCGGATCCGGCAGGAGACCTTTACGGTGGGGGCCGTGTGGCGGCACTACGCCGGGCGGCACGTGCAGACGGTGACGCTGAGCCACAACTACCTGAACAACCGCAACCTGAAATATCGGAACAACGACTCTTCGTCGGAGGAGAACCTGATGCTGCGGCTGCGCTCCGTGGAGCAGAAGAGCACGCTGCGGGGCGAGAACCGCACCTACCTGGGCAGCTGGTCGGTGCGCGAGGGGGTCGAACTGACCTGGTCCAACTATACGAACCGGACCTTCCAGCGGCTCTACGCGGCGGATCAATCGATGCTCTCCGACTACCGTACCCGGCTGGGGATCATCGGTTGGGGCCTCTTTGTCTCGTCGGAGTACGTTTCGCCGAACAAGCGGCTGAAGGCTTCGGCGGGACTGCGCACCGACGGCTGCGACTATTCGGGACGCATGGCGCGCTTCTGGCGGCAGCTGTCGCCCCGGGCATCGGTCTCCTATGCACTGAGCGACGCCTGGTCGGTGAGCGGAGCCGCCGGGCTCTATTACCAGCTGCCGCCCTACACGGCCCTGGGATTCCGTGAGGCGGAGGCCTTCGTGAACCGTTCGCTGGAGTACATGCACGTCGGGGCTTTCAGTGCCGGGTTCGACTGGCGCCACGGCGACCGGCTGATCGTCACCCTTGAAGGCTTCTACAAACGCTACGGCAACGTTCCGCTGTCGCTTGTCGACGGGATTCCGCTCTCGTGCAAGGGCGACGATTACGGCACGGTGGGCAACGAGGCGCTGGTATCGTCGGCGCAGGGGCGCGCCTACGGCCTGGAGGCGATGGCGCGGTGGCAGATCCCCGGGCGGTTGAATGTCGTGGGGTCGGTGACGCTCTACCGCTCGGAGTATCGTAACAACTCGTCGGCGCCGTGGATCGCCTCGGCCTGGGACAACCGCTTTGTGGTGAATATCAGCGGTACCTACGATTTCCCGCGCCACTGGAGTTTCGGGGCGAAGCTGAGCGCCGTGGGCGGAGCGCCCTTTACGCCCTATGATGAGGAGAAGTCGTCGCTCGTGGCGGCCTGGGATGCCCAGGGACGCCCCTATTACGATTACACGCAGTACAACGCCGGACGGCTCGACGCCTTCGCGCAACTGGACGTGCGCCTCGACAAGGTTTTCTACTTCAAGCGCTGCATGCTGGGTTTCTACATCGACCTGCAGAACGTTACGGTGAGCAAGTACCGTTCGCCGGATGTCTGGATGTCGACCGGGGTGATTGCGAATCCCGAGGCGCCGGTCGGGGAGCAGAAATATGTCATGAAGCCGATCGAACAGGTGAGCGGCACGCTGCTGCCGACGCTGGGCATCACGGTCGAGTTTTAG
- a CDS encoding DUF1573 domain-containing protein: MTLYGLQSPAQGSLTFDTPRWDFGTIQELDGPVSHTFTGENRGDKPLVILDVVTSCGCTVPRFSKRPILPGEKTEITVTYDPANRPGVFSKELTVYSSERKKIAALTVQGNVAPRPKSIEELYPVDAGGGLRLASTLNAFAYIHVGEPVQGAIGYVNDSDRPIRLTLRPLTVSGLLRTEAPATIAPRERGSINFSYLIPADRPRYGTLRDALEVAVDGRSNGTTLVTHGIGVDPRPENEGKAGPRSEYSGNILKFGPVKQRESVRKLGFTLSNTGTAELIVRAVEGEGHVATTLAPGTRIAPGDSLRAEVLLNPKDQEFGVLSEHLVVVTNDPIRPMRRIRVTAIIEE, encoded by the coding sequence TTGACATTATACGGACTCCAGTCCCCGGCTCAGGGCTCGCTGACCTTCGATACGCCCCGCTGGGACTTCGGGACCATCCAGGAACTCGACGGCCCCGTGAGCCACACCTTCACGGGCGAAAACCGCGGCGACAAGCCCCTGGTGATCCTCGACGTGGTGACCTCCTGCGGCTGTACGGTTCCCCGCTTCTCGAAACGCCCGATCCTCCCCGGCGAAAAGACCGAAATCACCGTCACCTACGACCCCGCAAACCGCCCGGGAGTCTTCTCCAAAGAGCTGACGGTCTACTCCAGCGAGCGGAAAAAGATCGCCGCTCTCACCGTACAAGGCAACGTCGCACCGCGCCCGAAAAGCATCGAGGAGCTCTATCCGGTCGATGCCGGAGGCGGACTGCGGCTGGCCTCGACACTCAACGCCTTCGCCTATATCCATGTCGGGGAGCCGGTACAGGGGGCCATCGGCTACGTCAACGACTCCGACCGTCCGATCCGCCTCACCCTGCGGCCGCTGACCGTCAGCGGGCTGCTCCGCACGGAGGCCCCGGCCACAATCGCCCCCCGCGAACGGGGTTCGATCAACTTCTCGTACCTCATCCCCGCGGACCGGCCCCGTTACGGGACCCTGCGTGACGCCCTGGAGGTCGCGGTTGACGGCCGCAGCAACGGCACAACCCTCGTCACCCACGGAATCGGGGTGGACCCGCGGCCCGAAAACGAGGGAAAAGCGGGCCCCCGGAGCGAATATTCGGGAAATATCCTTAAATTCGGCCCTGTAAAACAGCGCGAAAGCGTCCGAAAACTCGGATTCACGCTCTCGAATACCGGCACGGCCGAGCTGATCGTCCGCGCCGTCGAGGGTGAGGGGCACGTGGCCACGACACTCGCTCCCGGCACCCGGATCGCTCCCGGCGATTCGCTGCGGGCCGAGGTCCTGCTCAACCCCAAGGACCAGGAGTTCGGCGTGCTGAGCGAACACCTCGTCGTGGTGACCAACGACCCGATCCGCCCCATGCGGCGGATCCGTGTCACGGCAATCATCGAAGAGTAA
- the gap gene encoding type I glyceraldehyde-3-phosphate dehydrogenase, whose product MATIKIGINGFGRIGRMVFRAACTQTDKYEIVGINDLCPVDYLAYMLKYDTMHGQFKGEIDYNVEKSQLIVNGHAIRVTAEKDPANLKWNEVGAEYVVESTGLFLTEEKAQAHLAAGAKYVVMSAPSKDATPMFVCGVNTDTYAGQKIVSNASCTTNCLAPIAKVLNDKFGITDGLMTTVHSTTATQKTVDGPSMKDWRGGRAASGNIIPSSTGAAKAVGKVIPSLNGKLTGMSMRVPTLDVSVVDLTVNLAKPAKYDEICAAMKEASEGELKGVLGYTEEAVVSSDFLGDPRTSIFDKAAGIALTDTFVKVVAWYDNEWGYSNKVLDLISVMKAYNK is encoded by the coding sequence ATGGCAACTATCAAAATCGGTATCAACGGCTTCGGTCGTATCGGCCGTATGGTTTTCCGTGCTGCCTGCACGCAGACTGACAAGTACGAGATCGTAGGTATCAACGACCTCTGCCCGGTAGATTACCTGGCTTACATGCTGAAGTACGACACGATGCACGGCCAGTTCAAGGGCGAGATCGACTACAACGTCGAGAAGAGCCAGCTGATCGTCAACGGCCACGCTATCCGCGTGACGGCCGAGAAGGATCCCGCAAACCTGAAGTGGAACGAGGTTGGTGCCGAGTACGTTGTTGAATCGACGGGTCTGTTCCTGACCGAGGAGAAGGCTCAGGCTCACCTGGCAGCCGGTGCCAAGTATGTGGTTATGTCGGCCCCCTCGAAGGACGCTACGCCGATGTTCGTATGCGGTGTGAACACCGATACCTATGCCGGCCAGAAGATCGTTTCGAACGCATCGTGCACCACGAACTGCCTCGCCCCGATCGCCAAGGTCCTGAACGACAAGTTCGGCATCACGGACGGTCTGATGACGACGGTTCACTCGACCACCGCAACGCAGAAGACCGTAGACGGTCCCTCGATGAAGGACTGGCGCGGCGGCCGTGCCGCTTCGGGCAACATCATCCCCTCGTCGACGGGTGCTGCCAAGGCTGTTGGTAAGGTGATCCCCTCGCTGAACGGCAAGCTGACGGGTATGTCGATGCGCGTTCCGACCCTCGACGTATCGGTTGTCGACCTGACGGTCAACCTGGCAAAGCCGGCCAAGTACGATGAGATCTGCGCTGCCATGAAGGAGGCTTCGGAAGGCGAGCTGAAGGGTGTGCTGGGCTACACCGAGGAGGCTGTCGTATCGTCGGACTTCCTGGGCGATCCCCGCACGTCGATCTTCGACAAGGCTGCCGGTATCGCACTGACCGACACCTTCGTGAAGGTTGTTGCCTGGTATGACAACGAGTGGGGTTACTCGAACAAGGTGCTCGACCTCATCTCGGTGATGAAGGCTTACAACAAGTAG
- a CDS encoding ABC transporter permease — protein sequence MLRVFGLIGRYFMLMGKVFSRPEKAVIYRRRIIYEMESLGVNSIGLTAIISVFIGAVIALQMSINLDSPFIPKSLIGYATRETMILEFSSAVVALILAGKVGSSIASEIGTMRITEQIDALEIMGVNSASYLILPKIIAAMLFFPFLTILSILIGVIGGWAIAAVTGIMIPADYVEGLHMDFKVYSIVYTLIKMVFFAYIITSISAFFGYNARGNSLEVGAASTRAVVVSCVVILLFDLILTQVLLI from the coding sequence ATGCTGCGGGTATTCGGGCTCATAGGACGCTATTTCATGTTGATGGGAAAGGTCTTTTCCCGTCCGGAGAAGGCCGTGATCTACCGTCGGCGGATCATCTACGAGATGGAGTCGCTGGGCGTCAATTCGATCGGTCTGACGGCCATCATCTCGGTCTTCATCGGTGCGGTGATCGCGCTGCAGATGTCGATCAACCTCGATTCGCCCTTCATTCCGAAGTCGCTGATCGGTTACGCCACGCGCGAGACGATGATCCTGGAGTTCTCGTCGGCGGTCGTGGCGCTGATCCTGGCCGGAAAGGTCGGGTCGAGCATCGCCTCGGAAATCGGTACGATGCGCATCACCGAACAGATCGACGCCCTGGAGATCATGGGCGTCAATTCGGCCTCGTATCTCATTCTTCCGAAGATCATTGCGGCGATGCTCTTCTTCCCGTTCCTGACGATCCTCTCGATCCTGATCGGCGTGATCGGCGGCTGGGCCATCGCCGCCGTGACGGGCATCATGATCCCGGCGGACTATGTCGAGGGGCTGCACATGGACTTCAAGGTCTACTCGATCGTCTACACGCTCATCAAGATGGTCTTCTTCGCCTATATCATCACCTCGATCTCGGCCTTTTTCGGCTACAACGCCCGCGGCAACTCGCTCGAAGTGGGTGCGGCCTCGACGCGCGCCGTGGTCGTCAGCTGCGTGGTGATCCTGTTGTTCGACCTGATTCTGACCCAAGTGCTGCTGATATGA
- a CDS encoding DUF4834 family protein: MNFFLSIIDSLVSFVQRNPLTTLVILFLALCAPALLKGIAIVILYIVMGLILLVVGLMLLFRWRIYKMRRQMEEQFGRGGFDPRQGGFGSSFTQEEPRHGRREGEVRVHRTSDAPEKRVSSDVGDYIDFEEEKN; encoded by the coding sequence ATGAATTTCTTTTTGTCAATCATAGATTCGTTGGTGAGTTTCGTGCAGCGCAATCCGCTCACGACGCTCGTCATTCTTTTTCTGGCGCTTTGCGCCCCGGCGCTGCTCAAGGGCATCGCCATTGTGATACTTTATATTGTCATGGGACTGATTTTATTGGTTGTGGGGCTGATGCTTCTTTTCCGCTGGCGGATCTACAAGATGCGCAGGCAGATGGAGGAGCAGTTCGGCCGCGGGGGATTCGATCCCCGGCAGGGGGGCTTCGGCAGCTCCTTCACGCAGGAAGAGCCCCGGCACGGCCGCCGCGAAGGCGAAGTGCGTGTTCACCGCACCTCCGACGCCCCCGAGAAGCGGGTTTCGAGCGACGTGGGCGACTATATCGATTTCGAAGAGGAGAAAAACTGA
- the gltA gene encoding NADPH-dependent glutamate synthase, giving the protein MANKIPRVPVREQDPAIRATNFEEVCYGYNQEEALLEASRCLRCKKPRCVEACPVGINIPEFIAALHEGKLQEAADIISEDSSLPSICGRVCPQETQCEGSCILGIKGEPVAIGKLERFVGDWKLEHGTAAKATAARNGRKVAVIGSGPAGLACASDLARMGYGVKIFEALHEAGGVLVYGIPEFRLPKQRVVAREIEEVKALGVEIETDVIVGRTVTIDSLLDEEGYDAVFIGSGAGLPRFMGIPGENLNGVVSANEFLTRANLMHAYDAEYDTPIYVGQRVVVVGGGNVAMDAVRTAKRLGADATIVYRRSEKELPARVEEVHHAREEGICFRMLTNPTEVLGDERGWVRGVRCVEMELGEPDESGRRSPVVKPGSEFEIPCDVVIMALGTSPNPLLAATTKGLETSRRGCITADEHGATTRKGVFAGGDAVTGAATVILAMGAGRTAAKAIDEYIRSL; this is encoded by the coding sequence ATGGCGAACAAGATACCGCGCGTGCCGGTGCGCGAACAGGATCCGGCAATCCGGGCAACCAACTTCGAGGAGGTCTGCTACGGCTACAACCAGGAGGAGGCTCTCCTCGAAGCCTCGCGCTGCCTGCGCTGCAAGAAACCCCGCTGCGTGGAGGCCTGCCCCGTGGGGATCAACATCCCCGAGTTCATCGCGGCGCTGCACGAGGGCAAACTGCAGGAGGCAGCCGACATCATCTCCGAGGACAGTTCGCTGCCCTCGATCTGCGGGCGCGTCTGCCCGCAGGAGACGCAGTGCGAGGGTTCGTGCATCCTCGGCATCAAGGGCGAACCGGTGGCCATCGGCAAGCTGGAACGCTTCGTCGGCGACTGGAAACTCGAACACGGCACCGCGGCGAAAGCAACAGCCGCCCGCAACGGCCGCAAGGTGGCCGTTATCGGCAGCGGCCCCGCCGGACTGGCCTGCGCCAGCGACCTGGCCCGCATGGGCTACGGCGTGAAGATCTTCGAGGCGCTTCACGAGGCGGGCGGCGTGCTGGTCTACGGCATCCCGGAATTCCGGCTTCCGAAGCAGCGGGTCGTGGCCCGCGAAATCGAGGAGGTGAAGGCGCTGGGCGTGGAGATCGAGACCGACGTCATCGTGGGCCGCACCGTGACGATCGACTCGCTGCTGGACGAGGAGGGTTACGATGCCGTCTTCATCGGCTCGGGGGCCGGGCTGCCGCGCTTCATGGGCATCCCGGGCGAGAACCTCAACGGCGTGGTCTCGGCCAACGAGTTTCTCACGCGCGCCAACCTCATGCACGCCTACGACGCCGAGTACGACACGCCGATCTATGTCGGGCAGCGCGTGGTCGTCGTGGGCGGCGGCAACGTGGCCATGGACGCCGTGCGCACGGCCAAGCGGCTGGGTGCCGACGCAACGATCGTCTACCGCCGTTCGGAGAAGGAGCTCCCGGCCCGCGTCGAGGAGGTCCACCACGCCCGGGAGGAGGGCATCTGCTTCCGGATGCTGACCAACCCCACCGAGGTGTTGGGCGACGAGCGCGGCTGGGTTCGGGGCGTGCGCTGCGTGGAGATGGAATTGGGCGAACCCGACGAGAGCGGACGCCGCTCGCCGGTCGTAAAACCCGGCTCGGAGTTCGAGATTCCCTGCGACGTGGTGATCATGGCGCTGGGCACCTCGCCCAACCCGCTGCTGGCCGCCACGACCAAAGGGCTCGAAACCTCGCGCCGCGGCTGCATCACGGCCGACGAGCACGGTGCCACGACCCGCAAAGGGGTCTTTGCCGGAGGCGATGCCGTGACGGGTGCCGCCACGGTGATCCTCGCCATGGGGGCCGGACGCACCGCCGCAAAGGCCATCGACGAATATATCCGGTCGCTGTGA
- a CDS encoding ATP-binding cassette domain-containing protein, with product MIRAEHIVKSFDGRVVLDDISVAFETGKTNLVIGRSGSGKTVLLKTLVGLHEPDSGDVWYDDVNFSRLGFRERKSIRKDIGMIFQGGALLDSSTVEENVKLPLDLFTTQSEREKLERVNFCLRRVRLEDANRLYPAELSGGMIKRVAIARAIVMNPRYLFCDEPNSGLDPQTSIVIDNLIHEITHEYGMTTIINTHDMNSVMEIGEKIVYIHEGRKWWEGTKEEILHAENRELNDFVFASAMAKRAKLAAH from the coding sequence ATGATACGGGCCGAACATATCGTCAAGTCGTTCGACGGGCGCGTGGTGCTCGACGACATCTCGGTGGCGTTCGAGACCGGGAAGACGAACCTCGTCATCGGACGCAGCGGTTCGGGCAAAACCGTACTGCTGAAAACCCTCGTGGGGCTGCACGAACCCGATTCGGGCGACGTGTGGTACGACGACGTGAACTTTTCGCGGTTGGGGTTCCGCGAGCGCAAGAGCATCCGCAAGGATATCGGGATGATCTTCCAGGGCGGGGCGCTGCTCGACTCGTCGACCGTCGAGGAGAACGTCAAGCTGCCGCTGGACCTCTTCACGACGCAGAGCGAGCGCGAAAAACTCGAACGGGTGAATTTCTGCCTGCGGCGCGTGCGGCTGGAGGATGCCAACCGGCTCTATCCCGCGGAGCTGTCGGGGGGCATGATCAAACGGGTGGCCATTGCGCGGGCCATCGTGATGAATCCGCGCTACCTGTTCTGCGACGAGCCCAACTCGGGCCTCGACCCGCAGACCTCGATCGTCATCGACAATCTGATCCACGAGATCACCCACGAGTACGGCATGACGACGATCATCAACACGCACGACATGAACTCCGTGATGGAGATCGGCGAGAAAATTGTGTATATCCACGAGGGCCGCAAGTGGTGGGAGGGGACCAAGGAGGAGATCCTCCATGCGGAGAACCGTGAACTGAACGATTTCGTCTTCGCCTCGGCGATGGCCAAGCGGGCGAAACTGGCCGCGCATTAG
- the purB gene encoding adenylosuccinate lyase — protein MLTPLTAISPVDGRYRNKTEKLADYFSEQALIRYRIRVEVEYFIALCELPLPQLADIDHTKFADLRALYTDFSAADAERVKEIESVTNHDVKAVEYIIKEKMDALGLERYKEFVHFGLTSQDINNTAIPLSIKEALAGVYYPAVEEVRDKLASFAEEWRTVPMLARTHGQPASPTSLGKEFSVFVERLEKQLVMLHDIPVPAKFGGATGNFNAHHAAYPAYDWVAFANRFVNGTLGLSRSQYTTQIEHYDNLAAIFDAMKRIDTILIDLSRDMWTYISMEYFKQRIRAGEVGSSAMPHKVNPIDFENAEGNFGIANAVFEHLSSKLPVSRLQRDLTDSTVLRNVGVPMAHALIALQSLMKGLGKVILNPEALERDLENNWAVVAEGIQTILRREGYPKPYEALKALTRTNTHITREAITAFIETLDVPEEVKEELRALSPSTYTGVFR, from the coding sequence ATGTTAACGCCTCTGACAGCCATTTCGCCCGTCGACGGACGCTACCGTAACAAAACGGAAAAACTCGCCGATTATTTTTCGGAACAGGCGCTGATCCGCTACCGGATCCGTGTCGAAGTGGAATATTTCATCGCGCTGTGCGAACTCCCGCTGCCGCAGCTCGCAGACATCGACCACACGAAATTCGCCGACCTGCGCGCCCTCTACACCGATTTCTCCGCGGCCGACGCCGAACGGGTCAAGGAGATCGAGTCGGTCACGAACCACGACGTCAAGGCCGTCGAGTACATCATCAAGGAGAAGATGGACGCCCTGGGGCTGGAGCGCTACAAGGAGTTCGTTCACTTCGGCCTCACCTCGCAGGACATCAACAACACGGCCATCCCGCTCTCGATCAAGGAGGCGCTGGCCGGGGTCTACTACCCCGCCGTCGAGGAGGTCCGCGACAAGCTGGCGTCGTTCGCCGAGGAGTGGCGCACGGTGCCGATGCTGGCCCGCACCCACGGGCAACCCGCCTCGCCCACGTCGCTCGGCAAGGAGTTTTCGGTATTCGTCGAGCGTCTTGAAAAGCAGTTGGTCATGCTTCACGACATCCCCGTCCCGGCGAAGTTCGGAGGCGCCACGGGCAACTTCAACGCCCACCACGCCGCCTATCCCGCATACGACTGGGTGGCCTTCGCCAACCGCTTCGTGAACGGGACGCTGGGGCTGAGCCGTTCGCAATACACGACGCAGATCGAGCACTACGACAACCTGGCGGCCATCTTCGACGCCATGAAGCGCATCGACACCATCCTGATCGACCTCTCGCGCGACATGTGGACCTACATCTCGATGGAGTACTTCAAGCAGCGCATCAGGGCCGGCGAAGTCGGGTCGAGCGCCATGCCCCACAAGGTCAACCCCATCGATTTCGAGAATGCCGAGGGCAACTTCGGCATCGCCAATGCCGTCTTCGAGCACCTGTCGTCGAAACTCCCCGTCTCGCGCCTGCAGCGCGACCTGACGGACTCGACCGTCCTGCGCAACGTCGGCGTCCCGATGGCCCACGCCCTGATCGCCCTGCAGTCGCTCATGAAGGGGCTCGGGAAGGTGATCCTCAACCCCGAAGCACTGGAGCGCGACCTGGAGAACAACTGGGCCGTGGTGGCCGAGGGCATCCAGACGATCCTGCGCCGCGAGGGCTACCCGAAACCCTACGAGGCACTGAAGGCCCTGACGCGCACCAACACCCACATCACCCGCGAGGCGATCACCGCGTTCATCGAGACGCTCGACGTCCCGGAGGAGGTGAAGGAGGAGTTGCGCGCCCTCTCGCCCTCGACCTACACGGGTGTCTTCCGGTAG